A region from the Lytechinus variegatus isolate NC3 chromosome 6, Lvar_3.0, whole genome shotgun sequence genome encodes:
- the LOC121417662 gene encoding LOW QUALITY PROTEIN: titin-like (The sequence of the model RefSeq protein was modified relative to this genomic sequence to represent the inferred CDS: deleted 1 base in 1 codon): MATSPVLSSVTGIFKEYLMMDGDVARESSGNDDFEIIGGDSPGCSKSDGDGVVVSVEVDTIANGDDLSASKQLDGEESSEVNGVDQGEEEGEITHARIGQDDVEDKPKQSAEELMEELGITMDSGDQEDQESKVSPDAGEVIEEDQVSATTMKTEEASVSLDTLAKEEEAEPTTEADDGSQENGVSIEVEPVGKVEDTPETLEDSTPETPDDSPADTDDVTEPTPKDEVPEETPETQEDTPETKEDSTPETPEDSPADADAVSEPSPEEVTEDAPQEVTEDTPKDVTEDSANDLIEETPKDPAEDTPKDIPDTEEDTNQDSAVDVNLDTSQDTSHDISQDISLDVSLDKPQELGEDAPASQDDDQTLTERSLDESLNSEEVTPQQGDETQNDPEPDPGEGEGEPSAAPTPDEPTGEPEKEEEEKEPAEQETPLEEVQLRNRHQLKQKHRQNKHHLKKRHKLKNQHQWWKQHLLKKKHQLKRHLLKRHRLMKKKHKLKETPVEETPAEEPTSAEEETQTEEATPAVEETPAEEKTPVEAPAEETPAEEETQPEEETQTEVATPAVEETPTEEETPAEEAPAEEETQAEEETQTEEATPAVEETPAEEETPAEAPAEETPAEEETPAEEETQTEVATPAVEEIPTEEETPAEAPAEETPAKEETQAEEETQTEEATPSVAETPAEEETPAEETPAEEETQAEEETQTEEATPAVEETPAEDETPAEETPAEETPAEEATQAEEETQTEEATPAEEETPAEEETPAEETPAEEETPAEEETQTEEATPSVEETPTEDETPAEETPAEETQATKETPAEEETPAEETPAKEPTSAEQETQIGEATPAVEETPAEEETPVEETPTKDETPAEETPAEETPAEEDIQAEEETKTEESTLAVEETPAEEETLAEDATPAVEETPAEEDTPAEETPEEEKPAEEEKPAEEETRAEEQTPAEEEIPAEEPTPTEEPTPDVDETPVEEVILAAEAPAEEATPAEEATPAEEETPAAEETQAEEATPAEETPAEETPAEEEKLAEEETPAEETPAEEPTPAVEETPAEEETPAEEAPPAEEPTPAVEEKPAEEDKPAEEPTPAVEEAPVEETPAEVETPAAEPTQAEEEKHAEKETPAEEESNSEEVVEKRVSASDLVEEFGLTLDEGDQTVSVFGQETENKSGDEMVEEEKVVPTTQNPEEADIRLDFLCSTEEAEVTEKGAEEIETEDVVDGVNKDEEANTLDVSPTGDEGVSTEQAEEVDANEEQEAAKDVEEDSSPVTQEADSVVEEESDNVPTAVETKVEKLSEETNETEEKEDETVEGLPKEAPEIIDTSEDAIVDKEAGDDEVKEDTNQAVEEMATEVQEVIEDSEREELTEDVEACPEDSPDDGDKAVSEEVVEDDSEQVEVIVGEAEQAKEEIIQAPEESATEEHEVVEEPVREEPTEDVEACPEDSPDDGDKVVSEEVVEDDSEQVEVIVGEAEQAKEEIIQAPEESATEEHEVVEEPVREEPTEDVEACPEDSPDDGDKVVTEEAVDGDSEQEEVLVDEAEQPEEETLNDDVCQDASEDTSAEAVTEEVKVTDTEEATETPLPEKEDVTEVVEETVVETVELETEATLSQDIEKEVVIDTDIATEDVEIKEPAEELKQDVPDEADQAVVEQEVVEEITEEVSQTEVIKQEVGTETEQLPPSEESEEVAEVIPVEPQEEPKEESKEEPQTEEPKTESAEETKEVPEEPVEEPPKDAPVNGVSEDTVFNGVLLNGHGGGHLTNGHHVPEDDHLTNGDEVPEIVSPTSPKPLRERLLSWEALAKGTTNPTMHCACMSGALYMQC, encoded by the exons tGATGATGGATGGTGACGTCGCGAGAGAATCCAGCGGCAACGATGATTTTGAAATCATCGGAGGCGATTCTCCCGGATGCAGCAAGTCCGACGGAGACGGTGTGGTGGTCTCAGTTGAGGTTGACACCATTGCTAACGGCGATGACCTGTCAGCCTCCAAGCAACTTGATGGCGAAGAGTCCTCAGAGGTGAATGGTGTAGACCAGGGAGAGGAAGAAGGTGAGATAACCCATGCAAGGATAGGACAGGATGATGTTGAGGACAAGCCTAAGCAGTCTGCAGAGGAATTGATGGAGGAACTTGGCATCACTATGGATAGTGGTGACCAGGAAGATCAGGAGAGTAAGGTTAGTCCAGATGCAGGGGAGGTCATTGAAGAGGATCAGGTTTCAGCAACGACCATGAAGACAGAAGAAGCAAGCGTGTCTCTGGACACTCTTGCAAAGGAAGAGGAGGCTGAGCCCACGACTGAGGCTGATGATGGAAGTCAGGAAAATGGTGTTTCCATTGAGGTAGAGCCTGTTGGCAAGGTAGAAGACACTCCAGAAACGCTAGAAGACAGTACTCCAGAAACACCTGATGACTCTCCTGCAGACACTGATGATGTCACAGAACCTACCCCTAAAGATGAAGTGCCTGAAGAAACTCCAGAAACACAAGAAGACACTCCAGAAACGAAAGAAGACAGTACTCCAGAAACACCAGAAGATTCTCCTGCAGATGCCGATGCTGTTTCTGAACCTTCCCCTGAAGAGGTCACTGAGGATGCCCCTCAAGAGGTTACAGAGGATACTCCCAAAGATGTTACTGAGGACAGTGCTAATGATCTTATAGAGGAAACTCCCAAAGACCCCGCTGAAGACACCCCCAAAGACATTCCAGATACGGAAGAAGATACCAACCAGGACTCGGCCGTTGATGTGAATCTAGACACATCTCAAGACACGTCTCATGATATATCTCAGGATATTAGTTTGGATGTTTCTCTCGACAAACCACAGGAGCTTGGTGAGGATGCACCAGCTTCTCAGGATGATGACCAAACCCTGACAGAACGGAGTTTAGATGAATCCCTCAACTCTGAGGAAG TGACTCCACAGCAAGGAGATGAAACTCAGAATGACCCAGAACCAGATCCGGGAGAAGGGGAAGGAGAACCATCTGCTGCACCAACACCTGATGAACCAACAGGAGAAcctgaaaaggaagaagaagaaaaggaaccTGCTGAACAAGAAACACCACTTGAAGAAGTG CAGCTGAGGAACAGACACCAGCTGAAGCAGAAACACCGGCAGAACAAGCACCATCTGAAGAAGAGACACAAGCTGAAGAACCAGCACCAGTGGTGGAAGCAACACCTGCTGAAGAAGAAACACCAGCTGAAGAGACACCTGCTGAAGAGACACCGACTAATGAAGAAGAAACACAAGCTGAAGGAGACACCAGTTGAAGAGACACCAGCCGAAGAACCAACATCAGCTGAAGAAGAGACACAAACTGAAGAAGCAACACCAGCTGTGGAAGAAACACCTGCTGAAGAAAAAACACCGGTGGAAGCACCTGCTGAAGAGACACCAGCTGAAGAAGAAACACAACCTGAAGAAGAGACACAAACTGAAGTAGCAACACCAGCTGTGGAAGAAACACCAACTGAAGAAGAAACACCAGCTGAAGAGGCACCAGCTGAAGAAGAAACACAAGCTGAAGAAGAGACACAAACTGAAGAAGCAACACCAGCTGTGGAAGAAACACCTGCTGAAGAAGAAACACCGGCAGAAGCACCTGCTGAAGAGACACCAGCTGAAGAAGAAACACCAGCTGAAGAAGAGACACAAACTGAAGTAGCAACGCCAGCTGTGGAAGAAATACCAACTGAAGAAGAAACACCGGCAGAAGCACCTGCTGAAGAGACACCAGCTAAAGAAGAAACACAAGCTGAAGAAGAGACACAAACTGAAGAAGCAACACCATCTGTGGCAGAAACACCTGCTGAAGAAGAAACACCAGCTGAAGAGACACCAGCTGAAGAAGAAACACAAGCTGAAGAAGAGACACAAACTGAAGAAGCAACACCAGCTGTGGAAGAAACACCTGCTGAAGATGAAACACCAGCTGAAGAGACACCTGCTGAAGAGACACCAGCTGAAGAAGCAACACAAGCTGAAGAAGAGACACAAACTGAAGAAGCAACACCAGCTGAGGAAGAAACACCAGCTGAAGAAGAAACACCAGCTGAAGAGACACCAGCTGAAGAAGAAACACCAGCTGAAGAAGAGACACAAACTGAAGAAGCAACACCATCTGTGGAAGAAACACCTACTGAAGATGAAACACCAGCTGAAGAGACACCTGCTGAAGAGACACAAGCTACAAAAGAGACGCCTGCTGAAGAAGAAACACCTGCTGAAGAGACACCAGCCAAAGAACCAACATCAGCTGAACAAGAGACACAAATTGGAGAAGCAACACCAGCTGTGGAAGAAACACCTGCTGAAGAAGAAACACCAGTTGAAGAGACACCTACTAAAGATGAAACACCAGCTGAAGAGACACCAGCTGAAGAGACACCAGCTGAAGAAGACATACAAGctgaagaagaaacaaaaactgAAGAATCAACACTAGCAGTGGAAGAAACACCTGCTGAAGAAGAAACACTGGCTGAAGATGCAACGCCAGCTGTGGAAGAAACACCTGCTGAAGAAGACACACCGGCTGAAGAGACACCTGAAGAAGAGAAACCAGCTGAAGAAGAGAAACCAGCTGAAGAAGAGACACGAGCTGAAGAACAAACACCAGCAGAAGAAGAGATACCAGCCGAAGAACCCACACCAACAGAAGAACCAACTCCAGATGTGGATGAAACACCTGTTGAAGAAGTGATACTGGCTGCAGAGGCACCAGCTGAAGAAGCAACACCAGCAGAAGAAGCAACACCAGCAGAAGAAGAGACACCAGCTGCAGAAGAGACACAAGCTGAAGAAGCAACACCAGCTGAAGAAACCCCTGCTGAAGAGACACCAGCTGAAGAAGAAAAACTTGCTGAAGAAGAAACACCGGCTGAAGAGACACCAGCCGAAGAACCGACGCCAGCTGTGGAAGAAACACCGGCCGAAGAAGAGACACCAGCTGAAGAAGCACCACCAGCCGAAGAACCAACACCAGCTGTGGAAGAGAAACCAGCTGAAGAAGATAAACCAGCCGAAGAACCAACGCCAGCTGTGGAAGAAGCACCAGTTGAAGAGACACCAGCTGAAGTAGAGACACCAGCTGCAGAACCAACACAGgctgaagaagaaaaacatgctGAAAAAGAGACACCAGCTGAAGAAGAATCAAATTCTGAGGAAGTGGTTGAGAAGAGGGTGTCCGCCTCAGACTTGGTTGAAGAGTTTGGACTGACATTAGATGAGGGTGATCAGACTGTATCAGTATTTGGTCAGGAAACTGAAAACAAATCTGGTGATGAAATGGTGGAGGAAGAAAAAGTTGTTCCCACGACACAAAATCCAGAGGAAGCAGATATCAGATTAGACTTTTTGTGTAGCACAGAGGAAGCTGAAGTTACAGAGAAAGGTGCTGAGGAAATTGAAACAGAGGATGTTGTGGATGGGGTAAATAAGGATGAAGAAGCAAATACATTGGATGTCTCTCCCACAGGAGATGAGGGTGTTTCAACGGAACAAGCAGAAGAAGTTGATGCCAATGAAGAACAAGAAGCTGCTAAAGATGTAGAAGAAGATTCATCACCTGTGACCCAGGAGGCTGATAGTGTAGTAGAGGAAGAATCAGACAATGTTCCAACAGCTGTTGAGACTAAGGTAGAAAAATTGAGCGAGGAAACAAATGAGACAGAGGAGAAAGAGGATGAGACAGTGGAGGGATTACCTAAGGAAGCACCAGAAATTATTGACACTAGTGAAGATGCTATTGTGGACAAAGAGGCtggtgatgatgaagtgaaagaGGATACTAACCAGGCAGTGGAGGAAATGGCCACAGAAGTACAGGAGGTGATTGAAGACTCAGAGAGGGAAGAACTCACAGAAGATGTTGAAGCATGTCCTGAAGATTCACCAGATGATGGGGACAAAGCAGTTAGTGAAGAAGTAGTGGAGGATGATTCAGAACAAGTAGAAGTTATTGTTGGAGAAGCTGAACAAGCAAAAGAGGAAATTATTCAGGCACCAGAGGAATCAGCCACAGAAGAACATGAGGTGGTTGAAGAGCCAGTGAGGGAAGAACCCACGGAAGATGTTGAAGCATGTCCTGAAGATTCACCAGATGATGGGGACAAAGTAGTTAGTGAAGAAGTAGTGGAGGATGATTCAGAACAAGTAGAAGTTATTGTTGGAGAAGCTGAACAAGCAAAAGAGGAAATTATTCAGGCACCAGAGGAATCAGCCACAGAAGAACATGAGGTGGTTGAAGAGCCAGTGAGGGAAGAACCCACGGAAGATGTTGAAGCATGTCCTGAAGATTCACCTGATGATGGGGACAAAGTTGTTACTGAAGAAGCAGTGGATGGTGATTCAGAACAAGAAGAAGTTCTTGTTGATGAAGCAGAACAACCAGAAGAGGAAACATTAAATGATGATGTTTGCCAAGATGCCTCCGAGGATACAAGTGCTGAGGCAGTTACTGAAGAGGTGAAAGTGACGGACACGGAAGAggccactgagacaccattacCTGAAAAGGAAGATGTTACAGAAGTTGTTGAAGAAACTGTTGTGGAAACTGTTGAACTGGAAACAGAAGCCACATTATCACAAGACATAGAGAAGGAAGTGGTTATTGATACAGACATTGCAACAGAGGATGTTGAAATTAAAGAGCCTGCAGAGGAACTGAAACAAGATGTTCCAGATGAGGCAGACCAAGCGGTGGTAGAGCAGGAAGTTGTAGAAGAAATAACCGAGGAGGTGAGCCAGACTGAAGTAATAAAACAAGAGGTTGGAACAGAAACAGAACAGCTGCCACCGTCAGAAGAAAGTGAAGAGGTGGCTGAAGTGATCCCTGTGGAACCCCAGGAAGAACCTAAGGAGGAATCTAAGGAGGAGCCACAGACTGAAGAGCCAAAGACAGAATCAGCGGAAGAAACCAAAGAAGTACCAGAAGAGCCTGTTGAGGAACCTCCAAAGGATGCACCAGTCAATGGTGTTTCTGAAGATACTGTCTTCAATGGGGTACTTCTTAATGGACATGGCGGTGGCCATCTTACCAATGGACATCATGTACCTGAAGACGACCACTTGACCAATGGTGATGAAG TTCCAGAGATCGTTAGTCCGACCAGTCCTAAACCACTACGAGAGAGACTGCTGTCGTGGGAGGCTCTAGCTAAAGGTACCACCAATCCCACCATGCATTGTGCATGCATGTCTGGCGCCCTCTATATGCAGTGTTAG